TAACCGTCCAGTCTTCCCTAACAAGAGGGACATGGTTTTTAACATATTCTCCACGATCTCCACTTAATTACTACTTTACAACCTCCACTTCATACGAGGCCAGGGTGTAAAAATACTACTTATAAAATACATTTTCAATCTATTGGAAACTGAACAGACAGACAAGGAGAGACAATCAATTACCTCCAAACAAGTCTATCACCTAATTTTCACAAAATCTTCCTCTTAGTCGTACAAAAAAATCTCCACACACTAACACCCACATATAAAACTTAATAGATTCCTACAGTCTGATCTCAACACTTGCTCTTCTTCCTTTCCTAAGACCAACATTTCTCTTTCCTTTGTGACTAAAGCAAGACTAGTACTGTCCTTTCTTGGTTAaggccataattgtacatattgatttatcgaatctaaagtacctCCATACTATATTTTTTTATAGCCTGTTTTGGACTTCTCAGAAGCACTTCTGAGaaccaaaaatataaataaattagttTGGAAACTGGGTGACTTAAAATTTAAAAAGTTGAAAGCAAGTTTGGCAACAAAGTAATATCAGAAGTTGAAATAATTGTTATCAATGATCATTGTTCTCTTCGTACTAGCGTCTAAACACATATGTCAATAGTGCAACAACCAACAACACTAATCGGACAAACCTAGAATACTTGAATCAAATAATTATTATCAACGATCATTGTTCTCTTCATACTAGCGTATGAATGCATATGTCAATAGTGCAACAACCAACGACACTAATCGGATAAATCTAGAATACTTGAGTCAATATAGAGAGAGAGCATGAGAAATATGTTTGCCATCAAGTTTTAAGAATTGTTCCCAAATTTCATTTCAGTAAAAGTTCAATTATAACGTCCTATTTGAGATTCACTAGGATATAATCACTTCCTCACTTCCAACGCTGCTAATGGGGGTACCAACTTGCTTGGCGGTGTAACAACCCCAAGGAAAATATTGTTTTGTCTTATTAGTGTGCAGGTACACTCCCAAGCAAAACCAGTccccctattagcaatcttgcTCACTTCAGCCTTTGCCATGAATAACCATATCGTCATATCCATATCCCAAGAACAAAGCGTCTTTGGTGTACCCCCTTGCGTTACGACACCCTACCTCATGTGCATATCAAGTCCTTCTACTATCCAACATGTGTATCTGCATTATGGTTCAAATTTCTCATAAGTAAATCACATCGATATAGCTTCATATTAAAAGATCGCaggcaaatttcatctatcaaaGTGAAAAATAAACACAATAAAAACAGATCTATTAGTATATAAGTCGACAAAATTGCAAATCTAGTAAATGTCGCAGTcattatatacaaaattactAAATTGAAGTATATTAAAATTAATTTGACTCAGATGCAGCCTCGACCTTCTATTGTATATAACACAAAATATTATATCGGTATATGGTTAACGAACCAACGAAGTAAATAGTATTTTTCCTGAGTAGTCTCTCGACTCTCTCCGCAACACAAACAAAAGCAAAAATATTCACAAAAATTCTCACCTGATCAATGTTTTGGTATCAATAGATTTGTTGGTTTATTTGATGTACCACTCCTATCATTTCATTTTATCTCTCAAATAATCTATACACGCACAATGAACATACGTTTCATAGTAGCTGATACACTTCAAAAACTTTatcatattatttttttggtgaaaactaaaaaaaatagttCAATAAATATGTGACCTTAGTTCTAGTTTATTGATCAAGAGGATACACCAAAAATTGATTAAACCTTCGTGGACCTGTTACAATGTCTTCAACAGAGGTTTCATATATTGGGGAAACCCAATACAGATGCTTTTCAAATCATCTACTAGcttcaaataattaaataaaaccaATTTCCAAACCAAAATCCTAGAAATAAAACTCAGACACATTCTTTACATCTTTATTGATCAATCAATAAAATGGCTTCAATGTATCAAAATGCTAAGAATGCAAACAAAATTTTCCATTTAGTTTCATAACTGCATCATTTTATGATAAAATTATCATTTGTTGGATTTTATTGTGAAAATCATCTAATTAAATTGAATCCCGTCAAGGCTTAGGTTGTAACCATTCATCACAATTATTCAAATCAATTGGGAAAACACATTAATTGCAAAACACTAACATAATGACTGTTAGCAAAGACAACTAAATTAATGGAATGAGTTATGCAAAAGAAAAATCATTAGTCTCCAATTAGTTCCAGATTCATTATAGCTTCTTTGTATGTACTTACCTTAATACTCATGTAATGTCGTTCTATTTGTCCGTCCTTCCTGATTTGATCTAAGGTTCAAAACTCCTTTTGTAGTTTAATCAAAACAAACTAAAGATAGGGtacaagaagaaaaacatatgTGAGTAACATATTGCAATGATTTGATTAGTTTACCTTATGAGATCATTCTCATCTTAATAGTCTTCATGGTAGTTGATTCCATTACGATGAACTATAGAAATCGCAGAGAGAAACacgaaagagaaaaataaaaagaataaaaaagagtATTAATACGAAAATCGAGGACATAAGTTGCTTTTCTTAGAAGCAATTCTCGCGTGCTTCGCGCGCCAATGGAATTTTAGGGGGCTGGGTATTTTGTAACAGTTTCAGCAACAATTTTTGTACAGTTATGGAAAAAGTTTGTGTAACAGTTTTTGTAACACTTACTGTAACATTTTAATAACAACTGTTGTAACAGTCCTATTACACTTGTTTTGTAACATTTATATAAGTGACATGTGCGACGTACGGAGAGCTGCTTCTAATCCAACGGTCCGTCTTCTGTGGTCATCCCATCTGACGATTGCGATCCCCCTGGTCAAACTTTTCAGCTGCTTGCACTGTTCATTCCCTTGCTGCTATTACTCTGTAAAAATTCTCCTAGGAGTtgcttttttgttattattttcacTCCCATACTAATTTATTGCTTTTTGACTTATTAAGTCAAGAAGTAACTTCTCATGAGTTTTCCAAACACCATATTAGGGTTCAGACACATTCGTCACACAAGCATCACCTTACCCCACATTTTACTCTTTTCACTAGAATCAGTTTTTATCCCAAAACAGATTGACGACTGTAGCGGGATATCAATCTCACggttgaaaaaatcaaaataaaaaatagttgATATTAGGTTGGGTTCATAAACTCTCAATTATGTTTTGTCAATACCAAGTATATCATTCCGGATATTCATGGTATCACTTTATGTCACTCCAGATGTTACTCCGACCACCGCCAACTCTCTCTGTCAATATCGAGAGAATGTTTTGAATTTAatgaaaactcttgtaattaatTAAGTTGACATGACATCCACTCATAAGGAGACACTCACTTATCTCAAATCTCTAGTAGAGAAACTGACTTCAAAGCAAAGGCAACACTAGATGAAGCCAAACGCTTCTAAGAATACCGGTATTGATAACATCAAAAGTTCGCATGCAAGATGATAGAAAAATTCGTGTTATACCTGATTGTGGACCAGAAAGAAGCCAACAATCCAATTTTATTACCCGTGAATATTTGGAAAGGCTCCTACATAATTGTAGAAAGGAAGACTCATCTCCATTATATCAACACCAACGTCCTTACCCAATAGAAATCCAGAGGATTCCTTTGCAAGAGAGATGTTTCTCTCCGCCCTTCTTGTTATATGAAGAGGCAGGGAATTCTCATGATCATACCTCTTAATTTCTAAAATTATTAGGGGATCATGAGGGCAATTATAAAATTTACGCCGCCAGAACTTATCTGAACTCCATGAGGTGGCCAAGCAATCAGTAACAATTGTATCTTCCCTATCAGATAGAGCAAGACCTCACAGAGAACAAAACACTGGAGATATTTGTGAGAGCGGACGTGTGgtcaataaacaacataatatccAACCATACATAAATATTGTCATCAAAGAAGCAGTCAATATGAAGGATTCAACTCAATATGTGCTACAAACTAAGCACTCCACATTAGCCTTAACTCCGGCTTTATCCCTAGCCCCAACACTGGTCAAAGACAATCTCCACCAAACTCTATCCCGAACTTCACGAAAGCAATGACCATAACATCCGAGAGCAACCCATACCTTCTCAGATTTTAATTTCCCATGATAgaagaggtgattgataaattgaAAGTATGGATACAATATAGTGCTATTAAATCCTCCCATGTTCGACGTTTGCCAACCGTAAAAGATGAATCAGGTGAACCACCTCTGGGGACTGAGGGTTTACATGAATTACCCTGTCAAGAATCTCCCAAATTTTGATGAGTTCCTCTACTTCTTAAAGGTACGATGCAGGGATGTTCTCACCGCCCTCAACTACGTCATACCTTGTAGACATCTGCAATTTCTAAACGAGGATGAAAATCATCCCAAGTCTACTTCAAAGAACAAGACTCTAGTAACTAAAGAGAACTGTGGCTGAGGATTGCTTGTGGAAACTTATCCCCTACAACAATCAAAGATGCATAGGATATCTCAAAAGACGCTTCTTGAAGTATATATAATCCTTAAGGATGCCCAATACTCATAgcaaaaagaaaacactttgcaTCTCATTCCCCTCCTCCTTGACACCTCCGAAAAACTTCTTCAATTCATTCAATGCTTACAAGGAAGGAAAACCTTGCTGCGGCTCAACAACCCAGACGCTAACACGACCAACTCCAACTTCAATTCAGGTTCTCGCTTCATCCCTAACATTTCACTGACAACTAGGGGCATCTTCAAACTTCATGACTTCTCTTGATCTGTCAAGAACCTGAGGGCATGCACTCGTGCTGACGCTATCATATTATTTCTTATCTGGTATTATATCCAAATAACTTACACTTGTGGACTGAAAGCTCCTTCATTACTTTTTGAGATTCAACactaaaaatgcgggggtctaacaaccacacccaacaattcgtttggcaatctgagaggacttactccaatacactttctagagaatcaactagacagtcagattcaatctagaataaagtatattaaagagtttaatatctgtaactcttaattcaatctgcaatcagcaaatagaaatctgcgagcccgattgaatataagaggagttacttgaacagtaccaaagaccaatgttcaagtgtcaatcaatgtaaatcaacaaccaaaggttggatattctaattgattgatcttaacgcacaacctgtgatatttcaattatataaaaaaatataatacggaaaaaaaataacacagacaccagaattttgttaacgaggaaaccgcaaatgcagaaaaacctcgggacctagtccagattgaacaccacattgtattaagccgctacagacactaacctactaccaattaacttcggactggactgtagttgaacctaattaatctcacactgattcaaggtacagttgcgctccttacgtctctgatcccagcaggatactactcacttgattcccttagctgatctcacccacaactaagagttgctacgacccaaagtggaagacttgatagacaaatctgtctcgcacagaaaagtctatagaattgaataagtttgtctcccatagaaatacccaagagttttttgttccgttttttgataaatcaaggtgaacaggaaccaattgataaaccggacttatattcccgaagaacagcctagtattatcaatcacctcacaataaacttaatagattagcgaaacaatttattgtggaatcacaaacgatgagacgaagtttgtttgtgattacttttctatcttgcctatcggagatataaaatctcgagccaattatttcaattgcactcaacacggtagaaacagcaaaatcagatcacgcaaatacaaagagaatagttgggtctggcttcacaatcccaatgaagtcttcaagtctttaacctacagggtatcgagaagaaacctaaggttaaaggagaatcaactttagttatgcaactagtaacacacatgaggtgtggggattaggtttcccagttgctagagttctcctttatatagttttcaaatcagggtttgcagtccaagttaccttggtaacaaagtattcagtattcaccattagatgaaaaacttgattcaaccaagctaatatctttcaactgttagatcgaacttaacttgttacacacaaatgaaatgtaccctcatttaggtttatgtaaccgtacctaaacgtgtacaccatgttggttcacaaatagttaaccgaggctaTCCATATAATTACtcccatatcaaccttattcatcttaaccataactagttcaaatgactcaaatgaaactagttaagagttgttcaattgtttagaaaacacaactgAAAtcaaacggtttgattcacttgaatcaatcatgaaccttgtagccacggtttgcaaagattgcattccttatgatttaaatgtttaagttcatggacttgactggtttgacaaagtaaccagcttaagtatgcgtacttaagcaaccaatTTTTTGAGTGTGTAAAGttctcaaactcagcagaaattttcggttcaaaaacttctgccagtatgcgtacaggtacgcatacttaaggtgactagttaagagttttgccaaaaccaaactcagcagaaattctcggttcgagaacttccgccagtatgcgtacgggtacgcatacttaacatgtctccttcaccaattttgtatacacacatatgcatactcttggcttctggtttatggacttatacactaatgtgcgaacacacaatatatgcttatatccaaatacggttccatcatcaactctttatttcaatcattgaaacattcttctataatgtcaatatccgttttcacacactattaacatcaaagcaattttcaaaatattgaaataatcattattgaaaccttccaagtcttacaccaaatgattgtatcacacaaaccatgtaagatgttactaggaaattttctgatgatataagatgaacttggtcgaagcgaaagcttaccaacacatatttcgagaaataagtaagcgagatatactcatctcgaaatctcaaatgtgtatgataaaactatatcgtaacacgacttatgtctcaatataggagatagtagaaatagaatttccaagtgatagataagttcaagtctccacataactttattccacaagctccccttagtagttcttcgtctttaagagatgaacgtcgagatatttaagctcaactacactatctatgtcctagtccgagacatctacaaataggctagaaatcaagacttatacttttgatcactaacattgacaaacatgcttgagatagcaacgcatgcgagttcgaccgagcaatgctctaacaaacacaCACACCTCCTTCAACCAGAAGGTCTCATCAAATACTGAAGATGGATGTTAGAAATTGCTCATCACGATGTATGTGGGAGCATGAAGACCTAATACCCCTGTCAACGCCTGAAAAGGTTGCAACATTATTCATGGATGTCACAAACTCATTCAACATGTCTCTGTCTACCAAGCCAGAGAAACCTTTTAGTCACTGCTGAAGAAATCAAATCATCATAAACGAAACCTCTCTACATCAGAATACCATATGACTGGAAGCTTTACCCTCACTCCCGATCATGTCCATAATGGGGATTACACAGCTGCTGTTATTACCCGTCTCGACAACACTGAACTCCTATTGAAGACACACTACGCCGAACTAGGGAATCCTCATAGCAACTTCATCAAGTCATCTCATTCTTCTTCGAGAACACCTTCATGGAAAGTACCCATGGCCATGACGTTCATATCATTTATCACTGGTAATGAGGTAGATACAACCATCTCCAGCACATGATGGACACTCAACGAGCACAGCTATTTCGGATTCATCTCTCAATATGGAGGTGTAGCTATGATTTGTCAGTATTGTCCAAACACAAGAGGTTCATACCAAGATATGAAAACACGGAGATATATGAATATAAATCCATCCCAAATTTTCCATAACTAACAGAAAGATACCTGAGTCTTATACGAGATGATCGTACAACTCCTACACATGGAATACTGACGAATCCTTGACGAGAATTATTCATTTTATCTTCTCTTCAACGCATCAAAAAGGCCTGGCGTTTCAAATTACCATTTAGAAGATATGGTAATCACGGTGAAGTGCATGCAATCTGGAAATTCTTAAGTTTCAATTTCGAAAGCATTTATCATCATCCAAACAAACTCAAAAGTCAAAAATTCTTGCAATAGATGCTAAGTCAGTCTCTTCTGTTCGAGGATTGAGGTCAACCACAGAAATCAGACATCATATGAAGATTTTACACCTTCTAGAGTGAACTGTATGCAAGAAAGACTTTCTAGACGGGATTTAAAAAAACACGTCTCTTCATAATCTCTTGCTACATAAGCAATTCCCGGATTATGCTTCCTACCTCTAGCACATCGCTTATAACGAGGTACCATATTGTTTATGGGTTTAATCGAAAAAACGGAATTTTGTGAATCAACGATTTTGATTTTGGAAAATAAGAGGGAGAGTTCGGTTGTTCTTCGGCTgaaaggagaagaagaggaagtaatgattttgattgtgaaagagtttaagttttttaatttttatttaattaggTAACGGTTAATTAGTGGGGTAACAGATAATTAGTAGAAGGCTAATTAATTAGTGGGAAGGTTTTAGGATTAAAATTTAATTTTGTTGAAGGGTGATAATGTAATTTTTTAAATTATATAAGAGGATTATAGTAACTTGAGCATCACTAGAACACCCCTTATCATTTTCCATGGGTTGGCATAATAAGTCTGTATGCCCCAAATTTGGATACGATTATTTTGCTAAAGAAGTAAAAATCATTAGCACTGTGTTATAGATTATTGGTTTCCCGGAGTGGCTTAAGGCTCTTTCATGAGAAACTGTGTTGAAATGTCATAATTTTGACataattttcttttgtattatcaGAAAAAGGTGCCCATTTGGCTTTCAGAAAACCCACCTAGAACAGTTCCCGATAGATTTATATTGGATAAATGGGAAAGAATTCCATCACAGTAGTTCATAGAAGTATCTGGTTTTATGCATCTCAGTAGTTCTCCGTCACATGGTGGGATGAGATCTGATATGACAAGCGACTCCTAGATTGGTTGAGAAGTGCCGATATGAAAAAATTGATGGGGTAGGAGTTGGCAGACTTGGTTTCAATCGGCAAACCAAAAATTGAAGTTATTGATTTGGCATCCATCATAAGCCGTGGCGTAAAAAGAATAGAGTATTCCTGTCAAATTATCATGAGATGTGCATGTCATACAAAGACCAGTTATATTTGTATGAAAAAAGGCCATGCACCATCTGTATCCATTTTACCCCTAGGTTAATACTATAATAGTAACCTTGAAAACTTTAACCGTTTTACCTTTTTCGGGCCCTGCACTCAATCGGGCagaaaaataaatatattcaTAACCGAAGCAAAGCACATCATATCCATGTTCGATGAGGTAGCTTCTAAAGAGCAAAAGCAGAAAAGTTGTCATTTACTGTATGGACACTGATGCATTTTGGTTTTTCGATTTTGagaagtcaaaacaactactcatATGGTCGAGTAGAATACAAACACATGTTATAACACCATAATGAGCATTTAAGCAATAGTCCATAAACATAAATATGACTGCTGTTACAGAGGGTTTTAATCAGAGAGTAACCAATTTGTGAACAGTCTAGTGAAAGAGTTGTTCCAGGGGAAAACCTAAAAATGGTTTAACATGCACCATAATGACTGTATATGCATTTATATTACAAAGGAAGCAATTTAGTCCCTAATATATAGTCTGGAATAACTCGACCTCACTATTTAAAACAAATAGTACTTCACTACTAAAGCAAACACTTTATGCTCGCTTTCCCCGGAAACTTAAAACCAGTGAAGAAGCACCTGCATGGTTCAGATACAAATGTGCAGAAATTATCATCATCCTTGTTACATTAATAAGCTATAGATAACACAGACAAAATGTTTACAGTTctaccaacaaaaaaaagagagagttATCTTTCTGGATGACTTTAACTGGGTTCCCAAAAAGATGTCAAATTATTCTACCTCAAAAGATCAAAGTGCCAAACTTTGGTTTCAAAACTTACTTTTGAATGCTTCGAGGAGCTGATTAACATCAGCTTGACGTAGTTTACACACAGGCTCAAAacttgaaaaggtgtaaaacactTGTGCAAATGAAAGATTTGTCGCACATAAAATTGCACAAAGGCATGATATTCTACAAATAAGGTAGTAAACAGCATTCTCAATATGTATAAGAAATAAAAGTACGTACCATTTTCTATCCTTGTCAATATTCGAGGGAACCAACAGAGGATATGCCAGACACAAGGTTTCTAGAATCACAAGTATTACTGTTAAGCCTTTGACCATTTGAGCTTAACGATTCAATCCCAtgtttccccagtttcagcacaTCCTCCGGAGAAAGTATCTTTATATACCAGACATTATTAACAAATGCCCTGCAAAATCAATCAACTATATCAGCACTACCAAAAGATGCAGATATCTTACAGCTCGAATATGTGCTAGTCATAGTAATTCAACCATTAAATATTTTACGAAACACCATAGATTCAAAACAAACTATGAGGTGGTGTAGAAGGTGCAAAATTTGTAAATGACTTCAGTTCAATACTTCGCAAAACTAGAATAGTTGATAGAATACAAGCCTCACATTCTGCAATTTGGGTGAAGCTTGTCTCAAGAAGAAAAACCAACAGAAAGTACAAATAACTCACAACCAGCTAGAACCAAATCAAATAAGAAGCAGGGTTTAGATTAATTAAGTTTTATTAACAACTTTTGTCCTTTTAAGACAATAATAACTGTTTGGAATCGTAACTGGATATTGAAGAAACATCCGGCCAAAAATATAATCATTTATAGACCCTACTCCTGTTTATTCAGACCCATTTGCCAAATTTGTATCTAAGAACGTTATATGAGTTATAAGAACTGGATATCGTCTGAAGCCAATATTTACTCGTTTAAAGATCATATTCCTGTTTGTTCGGGAAGTATTGAGTAATTAACTTGTGAACACTgcgagaaaaaaaaaaacattcctaATCTTCTGTCTatacaaagaaaaagaaggataTACTTACTCCCACGGATCGTCGCCAAGGAGAAGCACATCATTCTCCCTGTCAACGAACACAAGCTGCCAGCCTGATCTCAAAGGGCCTAACTGACCCTCAACTCCAAACATCTGACCCAGTTCCTCTCTCAGCTCATCATAGCTGCTAAACCGGCCAATGTCCAACGACCTCCCTACAGTTGATCCTGATTTGTAAACCTGCATATAAATACAGCACAAATGTTTAGGGCTTTCGGAGTACATATGTGAAAATAAACTTTACTTGTACCACTCACCTTCACAAATGTTCTGGTTGGTGGATCAACTGGAGCTGCACTCTGGACAAACTCAGACGAATCATCCACGCAACCAAAAAGAGACCTCTGATACCCAGACCCATCAAATGGCATTGGGGACACTTCCGCATCAATCGAGGTGCTACCAAGTGTCGGTACAGCACCAGGAATTAAGAGTGGGGACGAGTCCATGTTGACACCAAAAAATTGTTGTGTCTGCATATCGCCACTACAGTTGTCCGGCTCCACAATACCGTCTTTCCCAGGGAAAGGTGGGAGAGAACCTGAGTTACCAAAATTATTGGCTTGTGAATAAGAGAATTTTGGAGCCCATGATTGCTGGTTTTGCTGGTCATTAAGCATTGACTGACTAGTTCTTGAGAAGTTCAGAAGATTGCCACTCCCTTCAGGACAAATAGAACCTAGCATATTCTGTATGGACGGACTAAGTGGTGCAGAAAATGTTATATTTGAATCTGTAAAATCTGGTTTATGAACGAAAGTGGACATAGGCGTTTCTTGCTGCTCGAATTGATTGTTtggaatctgaaaattttgttGAAAATTGTGTTGGTGTTGTTGTGATTGTTGATTCTGACTATGCTGGCCATTAGGTGGCTGTTGTAGAATAGGAGAAGACTGATTGTCTGACATGGTTTGAGACTGGGCATGTAGAATCTGTTGCGGATGTGATTGTTGGATAATTTGCTGCTCCTGCAAGAGTTGATTTGGGTTGCATGATTGTTGAAGGTATTGGAGAGGTTGCTGAAATTGCATATATTGTTGTTTCATCGGATCTCCACCTCTTATATCTTGCAAAGCAGCAGCTGTAATTGTTTGATACCGCTGATCATGCTCATTTCCCAGCAATGACGGGTCAAGCCTCTGCTGCATCCAGGGTGCCATTCCAAGTCCCTGAAAATTAAGGGACTGAAGGCTTCGGTCTGCAGTATCCCCTCTCAACCACATGAGAGCATTAGTCGGATCATCTTTATTATCTGAGAAAATGCTGACAGGTGTTAGAAAAGGATGAAAACTTGATAACCCTCTCAAAACTAAGTTATACAGATATGATTACTCTGTGAAAAAAGAACCTGTGGCACTGAACCTAAATGTAATTCCTACTTCCTATCTAGTTATTTTATTTACGCGTTTTGAAGGGATATTCATTTTTCAACCACTGAGACAACTTGGTGCTACTCTAGCAAAACTCCATTTCTTAACAGGGGGAACACACAACTGTGGAGAAAATCGACGAGAAGACTGATACCATTGCTCTCTTGCCCCAGCTAGAAGAGCTGATTGAGTTGACATAGAGTACAGATATACCACCAACATAAATGCACTGAAGTCACCAAAGGAACAGAGCAAGGGTTTGTGCACTATCAGGAAGCAA
The nucleotide sequence above comes from Papaver somniferum cultivar HN1 chromosome 8, ASM357369v1, whole genome shotgun sequence. Encoded proteins:
- the LOC113303234 gene encoding auxin response factor 8-like isoform X4; this translates as MKLSSSSGLGQQSHEELWHACAGPLVSLPTVGSRVVYFPQGHSEQEVDGHIPNYPNLPPQLICQLHNVTMHADVETDEVYAQMTLQPLTQQEQKDTYLPADLGIPSKQPTNYFCKTLTASDTSTHGGFSVPRRAAEKVFPPLDFSQQPPAQELIARDLHDVEWKFRHIFRGQPKRHLLTTGWSVFVSAKRLVAGDSVLFIWNEKNQLLLGIRRASRPQTVMPSSVLSSDSMHIGLLAAAAHAAATNSRFTIFYNPRASPSEFVIPLSKYAKAVFHTRVSVGMRFRMLFETEESSVRRYMGTITGIVDLDPARWPNSHWRSVKVGWDESTAGERQPRVSLWEIEPLTTFPMYPSLFPLRLKRPWHPGVSSFNDNKDDPTNALMWLRGDTADRSLQSLNFQGLGMAPWMQQRLDPSLLGNEHDQRYQTITAAALQDIRGGDPMKQQYMQFQQPLQYLQQSCNPNQLLQEQQIIQQSHPQQILHAQSQTMSDNQSSPILQQPPNGQHSQNQQSQQHQHNFQQNFQIPNNQFEQQETPMSTFVHKPDFTDSNITFSAPLSPSIQNMLGSICPEGSGNLLNFSRTSQSMLNDQQNQQSWAPKFSYSQANNFGNSGSLPPFPGKDGIVEPDNCSGDMQTQQFFGVNMDSSPLLIPGAVPTLGSTSIDAEVSPMPFDGSGYQRSLFGCVDDSSEFVQSAAPVDPPTRTFVKVYKSGSTVGRSLDIGRFSSYDELREELGQMFGVEGQLGPLRSGWQLVFVDRENDVLLLGDDPWEAFVNNVWYIKILSPEDVLKLGKHGIESLSSNGQRLNSNTCDSRNLVSGISSVGSLEY